A window of the Kazachstania africana CBS 2517 chromosome 10, complete genome genome harbors these coding sequences:
- the KAFR0J02320 gene encoding uncharacterized protein (ancestral locus Anc_2.123) — translation MNKDGTLLISVKNVRGIENLKPGQYVVLKIGDEVCLRFTGVSAGDEFSVAIDFNYHGTMNLDGTILELFLFERSKFLQSGRRSRHLLESCCYNLDENLIDASDDYSETWKDVILEFNSQIHLKYQVDLKFSSITPFLPLKPKNKRILKYKTQQLNGGRNSDVFVENISTKKHFKFHSIRERLFHRGAQDVHEDPSDDAIIYDLDEMPNVTCDPDYYVEEYKHGITDIGEQQPTVVIKEEDTRLLREQRYFPTNNINMTGYIGKGKWLKDSKTLSESMENWYLQPHIMSVLGPKLPPKRCPRDMLWEEYYLISKYES, via the coding sequence ATGAACAAAGATGGTACTCTACTTATATCAGTAAAAAATGTTCGAGGaatagaaaatttaaagcCTGGTCAATATGttgttttgaaaattggtGATGAGGTTTGTTTAAGATTTACTGGGGTTTCAGCCGGTGATGAATTTAGCGTAGCCATTGACTTCAACTACCATGGGACTATGAACCTGGATGGTACAATATTGGAattgtttttgtttgaaaGAAGTAAGTTTCTTCAAAGTGGGAGAAGAAGCCGTCATTTGTTGGAATCATGTTGCTATAATTTAGACGAGAATCTCATTGATGCATCTGATGACTACAGCGAAACTTGGAAAGACGttattttggaatttaatagtcaaattcatttgaaatacCAAGTAGATTTGAAGTTTTCTTCCATTACACCTTTTTTACCTTTAAAACCAAAGAACAAGCGGATTCTTAAATATAAAACGCAGCAATTAAATGGCGGTAGAAATTCTGACGTATTTGTTGAGAATATCTCAACTAAGaaacatttcaaatttcattctATTCGGGAGAGATTGTTCCATAGAGGAGCGCAAGATGTTCACGAGGATCCCAGTGACGATGCTATCATTTACGATCTCGACGAAATGCCAAATGTTACTTGTGATCCTGACTATTATGTCGAGGAGTATAAGCATGGAATCACAGATATAGGCGAACAGCAACCCACGGTAGTAATTAAGGAAGAAGACACGAGACTGCTGAGAGAGCAACGCTATTTTCCTACTAACAATATTAATATGACAGGTTATATTGGTAAAGGTAAATGGCTTAAGGATTCAAAGACTTTATCCGAGTCTATGGAAAATTGGTACCTACAACCGCATATAATGTCAGTACTTGGTCCAAAGCTACCGCCCAAGAGATGTCCCAGAGATATGTTATGGGAGGAATACTATTTAATTTCGAAATACGAATcttga
- the RPC31 gene encoding DNA-directed RNA polymerase III subunit C31 (similar to Saccharomyces cerevisiae RPC31 (YNL151C); ancestral locus Anc_2.122) codes for MSFRRGGAAGGNQRQALPFGLAYTDVSEAHETEFPSIPLPVNNPMNDTEKSIALNYINLNNVINDGPFHTGTTAEASQDNGSIERYSDKYSKKKNVGTVSIDDFPFHIQNFPSELYNVMGINKKKKKTLLLSKSKMNELDIFTGAKTDGSAINGLSMLEKFKELAEDAEDDNDNEKKDNEDENVVSDNNFDDDEDDDDDYNAEKYFDDGDDDGYGNEDDYGDEPAF; via the coding sequence ATGAGTTTCCGTAGAGGAGGTGCCGCTGGTGGCAACCAGAGACAGGCGTTACCCTTTGGTCTGGCCTATACCGATGTTAGTGAGGCTCATGAGACCGAATTTCCATCTATACCATTACCTGTAAATAATCCAATGAATGATACTGAAAAGTCCATCGCTTTAAACTATATCAACCTAAATAATGTTATAAACGATGGTCCGTTCCACACGGGAACCACAGCAGAAGCAAGTCAGGATAATGGTTCTATAGAAAGATACTCTGATAAgtattcaaagaagaaaaacgtTGGTACTGTATCTATCGATGATTTCCCATTCCACATCCAAAACTTCCCATCTGAGTTATATAACGTCATGGGTataaataagaagaagaaaaagaccCTACTGCTTTCAAAATCTAAGATGAATGAACTTGATATCTTTACAGGTGCAAAGACAGATGGTAGTGCAATTAATGGATTATCCATGCTAGAAAAGTTCAAAGAACTTGCGGAAGACGCTGAAGACGATAATGAcaatgaaaagaaggataatgaagatgaaaatgtcgTCTCAGATAATAATTTCGAcgatgatgaggatgacGACGACGATTATAACGCTGAGAAATATTTCGATGATGGTGACGATGATGGTTACGGCAATGAGGATGATTATGGCGATGAACCTGCCTTTTAA
- the PGA2 gene encoding Pga2p (similar to Saccharomyces cerevisiae PGA2 (YNL149C); ancestral locus Anc_2.121), with protein MDTILEKLKKNVFSEFDLQNGIRLVIIVGGYILFRNLATRQLSKKQLEQQVRDDERRISEERVEKLIEKPEDEQTSYEFGWGNKTRHRVQKQRDLFEQAVDRLKQNSQQNTNDSDDDIADLLED; from the coding sequence ATGGACACAATACTGGAGAAGTTAAAGAAGAACGTTTTTTCCGAATTCGATTTGCAAAATGGTATAAGATTGGTCATTATCGTCGGGGGATATATCCTTTTCAGAAACCTGGCCACTAGACAACTGTCAAAGAAACAACTGGAACAACAGGTACgtgatgatgaaagaagaataagCGAGGAAAGAGTAGAAAAGTTGATAGAGAAGCCTGAAGATGAGCAAACTAGTTACGAATTTGGCTGGGGTAATAAGACTAGACACAGGGTGCAAAAGCAACGTGATCTGTTTGAACAGGCTGTAGACAGATTAAAACAAAACAGTCAGCAAAATACCAATGAttcagatgatgatattgcTGATTTGCTAGAAGATTGA
- the VTI1 gene encoding v-SNARE protein VTI1 (similar to Saccharomyces cerevisiae VTI1 (YMR197C); ancestral locus Anc_6.287) gives MSSLLSSYESEFKSLYEQTKLILEQASSLNTSKNERNLQLSTVEQNKDELLELIESMDVEVNNLGNTTERNSFKSKLREYKKQVQLEISQNLTKLIDSRDRDNLFGDQASSALNEEQRQQLLSNHAILSKTGERLQDANRIANETESVGAQIMMDLRSQRETLENSRNTLFQADSYVDKSITTLKTMSRRLIANKFISYAIIAVLILLILLVLFSKFH, from the coding sequence ATGTCCAGCCTACTATCTTCGTACGAGAGTGAATTCAAGTCACTATATGAACAGACAAAACTGATTCTTGAACAAGCTTCGTCTCTGAACACGTCGAAGAATGAGAGAAATTTGCAATTGTCGACCGTTGAACAGAACAAAGACGAGTTGTTAGAGCTTATTGAGTCCATGGACGTGGAAGTGAACAATCTGGGAAATACAACAGAACGTAATagtttcaaatcaaaaCTTCGCGAGTACAAGAAACAAGTTCAACTGGAAATCAGCCAAAATTTAACCAAATTGATCGATTCAAGGGATAGAGACAATTTGTTTGGTGACCAGGCTTCCAGCGCATTGAATGAGGAACAGAGACAGCAATTGCTCTCCAACCATGCTATCTTGAGTAAGACTGGAGAAAGATTGCAAGATGCAAACAGAATAGCCAACGAGACGGAATCTGTTGGTGCACAGATAATGATGGATTTAAGATCACAGAGAGAAACGCtagaaaattcaagaaacaCTCTATTTCAAGCGGACTCGTACGTGGACAAGTCTATCACCACGTTGAAGACAATGAGTAGACGTCTCATTGCCAACAAATTCATCAGCTATGCCATCATTGCCGTTTTGATCTTACTAATCTTACTGGTTTTATTCTCAAAATTCCATTGA